Proteins from a single region of Spodoptera frugiperda isolate SF20-4 chromosome 8, AGI-APGP_CSIRO_Sfru_2.0, whole genome shotgun sequence:
- the LOC118275468 gene encoding probable DNA-directed RNA polymerase III subunit RPC6 → MSVKIEDQLKEKILNVAKKNPKGISHKDITAAIPEVSSAELVPVINELLQQEYFDLFNQNGVLVYKLKAQTSKQAVKGADNEEKVVYNLIEEAGNKGIWIRDIRVRSNLANTQLTKVLKNLESKKVIKAVKCVNASKKKVYMLYNLEPDRSISGGAWYQDQDFESEFVDILNVQCHRFLSQRADKIKNNPRGPIVGRTQSYATANEVQKYITDLGISKVELDVEDVITILNTLVYDGKAESSVYPDGSKVYRAIDPLIPAPGLVQVPCGVCPLIHSCDSTGLVTPQTCVYMKEWLE, encoded by the exons ATGAGTGTAAAAATTGAAGatcaattaaaagaaaaaatattaaacgtcGCTAAGAAAAACCCAAAAGGGATTTCGCATAAAGATATAACAGCCGCAATACCTGAAGTATCTTCTGCTGAACTAGTACCGGTCATCAATGAGCTACTACAGCaggaatattttgatttatttaatcaaaacggTGTGCTTGTCTATAA GCTAAAGGCTCAAACAAGTAAACAAGCAGTGAAAGGGGCTGACAATGAAGAAAAGGTTGTATATAACCTAATTGAAGAAGCTGGTAACAAAGGTATATGGATACGAGACATCAGAGTTCGATCTAACCTCGCCAACACGCAACTGACGAAAGTTTTAAAGAATCTTGAAAGTAAAAAGGTCATCAAAGCTGTAAAATGTGTTAAT GCCTCTAAGAAAAAAGTGTACATGCTTTACAATTTGGAACCTGATAGATCCATATCTGGAGGAGCATGGTATCAGGACCAAGACTTTGAATCTGAGTTTGTAGACATCCTCAATGTCCAATGCCATAGATTTTTAAGCCAGAGAGctgacaaaataaagaataatccACGAGGACCAATTGTAGGCCGCACACAGTCTTATGCCACAGCTAATgaagtacaaaaatatattacagacTTAGGAATAAGCAAA GTTGAACTTGACGTAGAAGATGTAATTACAATTCTGAATACATTGGTCTATGATGGCAAGGCAGAGAGCAGTGTTTATCCTGATGGGAGCAAAGTCTATCGGGCCATTGACCCTCTTATACCTGCACCAGGGTTGGTTCAAGTGCCGTGTGGAGTGTGCCCACTAATTCATTCATGTGATTCCACTGGATTGGTCACACCACAAACTTGTGTTTATATGAAAGAGTGGCtagagtaa
- the LOC118275433 gene encoding NPC intracellular cholesterol transporter 2 produces MVPLRVVVCFALLAAAAATDVKQCPGMDIPDLSENVQLSPCTKPPCRLKKGTNQSITIKFTPGKDLDEVKNGVTADIGNGLVVPFIGVDGYSICDKVFTENGDKASCPLKSGTTYLYKDSFPIYAIYPSIKVKVHWELKDNSGDITCFEVPARIV; encoded by the exons ATGGTCCCTCTCCGAGTAGTCGTGTGCTTCGCCCTGCTCGCGGCCGCAGCCGCAACTGACGTCAAGCAATGTCCAG GTATGGACATCCCGGACTTGAGTGAAAACGTTCAGCTGTCACCGTGCACCAAGCCTCCCTGCCGCCTCAAGAAAGGAACTAACCAGTCCATCACCATCAAGTTCACGCCAG GCAAAGACCTCGACGAAGTCAAGAACGGCGTGACCGCGGACATCGGGAATGGCCTGGTGGTGCCGTTCATAGGAGTGGACGGATACTCCATCTGTGACAAAGTGTTCACAGAGAATGGTGACAAAGCCAGCTGCCCACTGAAGTCTGGCACCACCTACCTGTACAAGGACAGCTTCCCCATCTACGCCATCTACCCTTCAATCAAAGTCAAGGTACACTGGGAACTGAAAGACAACAGTGGCGACATCACCTGTTTCGAAGTTCCCGCACGAATTGTGTAA
- the LOC118275392 gene encoding cysteine protease ATG4D, whose translation MNGSSSIVTQNSELKPADNGITQNASAINVDKNKSGATTSNGGTEELLDLKGKVESRLLSMWNNVKFGWTVKLKTSFSKESPVWLLGRCYHRKLSPTGSLESSTEIGTEATANQPIEQIYGEGIEGFKSDFISKIWMTYRREFPTMSGSSFTTDCGWGCMLRSGQMLLAQALVTHFLGRSWRWFPERAIQNAREFQEDCLHRMIIKWFGDKSSVNSPLSIHQMVSLGEALGKKPGDWYGPASVAHCLKAVMTAASKENYEFDNLEVYVAQDSTIYVQDVYSLCRLPNGSWKSLILLVPVKLGSDKFNPIYGPCLTSLLTLDFCIGIIGGRPKHSLYFVGYQDDRLIHLDPHYCQEMVDVWQPNFSLQSFHCRSPRKMPLSKMDPSCCIGFYLATQNDLETFINVIQSFLVPQGVAANFEYPIFTLNSGSCSNVMNFPNIRNSIYETEQNWVTPNIQDSDTDIESEEFVLV comes from the coding sequence ATGAACGGGTCTAGTAGCATTGTTACACAGAACTCGGAACTGAAACCAGCTGATAATGGAATTACGCAAAATGCATCAGCGATAAAtgtcgataaaaataaaagtggaGCCACAACTTCAAATGGAGGCACAGAGGAACTACTCGACCTTAAAGGTAAGGTTGAGTCCCGCCTCTTATCCATGTGGAATAACGTGAAATTTGGATGGACTGTGAAGCTAAAAACCAGCTTTTCAAAGGAATCGCCTGTATGGCTACTTGGCAGGTGCTATCATCGAAAACTTAGTCCTACGGGATCATTAGAATCATCTACTGAAATTGGTACTGAAGCAACAGCCAACCAACCAATTGAGCAGATATATGGAGAGGGCATAGAAGGCTTCAAATCTGATTTTATTAGCAAAATATGGATGACATATAGAAGGGAATTCCCCACCATGTCAGGCTCCTCATTTACCACAGATTGTGGCTGGGGTTGCATGCTACGAAGTGGACAGATGTTGTTAGCACAAGCTCTAGTGACTCACTTTCTTGGTCGTTCTTGGAGGTGGTTTCCTGAGAGGGCTATACAAAATGCCAGGGAATTTCAAGAGGATTGTTTACACCGCATGATAATCAAATGGTTTGGTGATAAGTCATCAGTCAACAGCCCTCTATCTATACATCAGATGGTGAGTCTAGGGGAGGCCCTAGGGAAGAAGCCAGGAGACTGGTATGGACCTGCATCTGTTGCTCACTGCCTGAAAGCAGTTATGACAGCTGcttcaaaagaaaattatgagTTTGATAATTTGGAAGTTTATGTTGCTCAAGATTCAACTATATATGTTCAagatgtttattcactttgtcGTCTACCAAATGGTTCTTGGAAATCCCTTATTTTGTTAGTTCCTGTAAAATTGGGGTCTGATAAATTTAATCCTATTTATGGCCCCTGCTTAACTTCATTACTTACATTAGACTTTTGCATAGGCATTATTGGGGGACGACCCAAACACTCACTGTATTTTGTGGGATACCAAGATGATAGATTGATCCACTTGGACCCTCATTACTGTCAAGAAATGGTGGATGTTTGGCAACCTAACTTTTCTTTACAATCATTTCATTGTAGATCACCTAGAAAAATGCCTCTAAGCAAAATGGACCCTTCTTGCTGCATAGGCTTCTACCTGGCCACACAAAATGATTTGGAAACATTTATCAATGTTATACAATCATTCCTAGTCCCCCAGGGAGTCGCTGCTAACTTTGAATATCCTATTTTTACTCTAAACAGTGGCTCATGTAGCAATGTTATGAACTTTCCTAATATTAGGAACTCTATTTATGAAACAGAGCAAAACTGGGTAACACCAAATATCCAAGACAGTGATACGGACATTGAATCTGAGGAATTTGTGTTAGTGTGA
- the LOC118275470 gene encoding optic atrophy 3 protein homolog, translating into MVVGAFPIAKLGALLIKQISKPIANACKERAKHNPFFRTYVCMPPAQFYNWCEVKAKMWILNLGRPVNIPVLSQEMAIELGANLLGETLIFTIGAAILLLEYNRQSNKEAAKEAKKEQEMKHISDTITDLYFTVQRQQTQLREMERIIYSISGQKPTTPPPELKGPPSILPPSPPTSDSEPPKPTPPKNVNNNQDYNKQSIITATPYPNNGLILQSLNYIQMDAFSSLFPNNNNKVVVEEEEEAIEEKAFIPKREPAILSSALHNIENNFRSLF; encoded by the exons ATGGTTGTAGGCGCATTTCCGATTGCAAAGCTAGGGGCCTTGCTGATAAAACAGATAAGTAAACCCATCGCAAATGCTTGCAAAGAACGAGCTAAACATAACCCGTTCTTCCGGACTTATGTTTGTATGCCTCCTGCCCAAT TCTACAATTGGTGTGAAGTAAAGGCTAAAATGTGGATTCTAAACTTGGGTAGGCCAGTTAATATACCAGTGCTCAGTCAAGAAATGGCTATAGAGCTAGGAGCTAATCTTCTTGGTGAAACTTTGATTTTCACCATAGGAGCAGCTATTTTGTTACTCGAATATAACAG GCAAAGCAACAAGGAAGCTGCAAAAGAAGCCAAGAAGGAGCAAGAAATGAAACACATTTCTGACACAATCACTGATCTCTACTTTACTGTCCAGAGACAACAAACACAGCTTAGAGAAATGGAGAggattatttattcaataa GTGGACAGAAACCAACAACTCCTCCTCCAGAATTAAAGGGCCCTCCATCTATTCTACCTCCATCACCTCCTACCTCAGACAGTGAACCACCAAAGCCCACACCACCAAAGAATGTCAACAACAATCAGGATTACAACAAACAATCCATTATTACTGCTACTCCATATCCTAACAATGGATTGATCCTGCAGTCTCTAAACTACATCCAGATGGATGCCTTCAGTTCTCTATTCcccaataacaataataaagttgTAGTTGAGGAAGAAGAGGAAGCTATTGAAGAAAAAGCATTTATCCCTAAAAGGGAACCTGCAATACTTTCATCAGCTttgcataatattgaaaataattttagaagtTTGTTTTAA
- the LOC118275469 gene encoding CDAN1-interacting nuclease 1, whose translation MSESKLNNVMKIDEYNAIVNDFNKLTSYSRKSENELKKKYKHLPQSTLGSIISSLVQRSMKHSYRKSPQISSKYHEFYEGLMRDKSKENVILQLSDCQGISPALFARSLLQGVYSDSSLAKKCIKDTTLIEDKDLAYQVFMGIMNDNQYGPYADIIKQSIGLEYELRLERELRLMNITFSDESVLRSRGYDKTPDFKLDVPIAVDGFIVNWVESKALFGDEENHSGYLKEQLTCYWNRFGPGLVIYWFGYLETLDSTPEVNNMFILRTSFPEKSSITQYKMDI comes from the exons ATGTcggaaagtaaattaaataatgtaatgaaaatagATGAATATAACGCAATTGTTAATGACTTCAATAAACTGACATCATACAGccgaaaatctgaaaatgaaCTGAAGAAGAAATATAAACA TTTACCGCAATCTACTTTGGGTAGCATAATATCGTCATTAGTTCAGAGATCAATGAAACACAGTTACAGAAAATCTCCGCAAATATCCAGCAAATACCATGAATTCTATGAAGGACTTATGCGAGACAAgagtaaagaaaatgtaattttgcA GCTCTCGGACTGTCAAGGAATAAGCCCTGCATTGTTTGCAAGATCTCTATTACAAGGTGTATATTCCGACTCGTCTCTAGCCAAGAAATGCATCAAAGATACAACTTTAATTGAAGACAAGGACTTGGCTTACCAAGTCTTTATG ggAATTATGAATGACAACCAATATGGACCCTATGCAgatataataaaaca GTCAATAGGATTAGAATATGAACTCAGATTGGAAAGGGAATTAAGACTAATGAATATAACATTTTCTGATGAAAGTGTTTTAAGGTCTCGTGGCTATGATAAAACTCCAGATTTTAAGTTAGATGTACCCATTGCTGTAGATGGTTTCATTGTGAACTGGGTGGAGAGTAAAGCACTGTTTGGAGATGAAGAAAATCACTCTGGTTACCTAAAGGAACAGTTGACTTGCTACTGGAATAGATTCGGGCCCGGCCTAGTTATATACTGGTTTGGATACTTAGAAACATTGGATTCAACACCAGAAGTTAACAACATGTTCATATTACGGACCAGTTTTCCCGAAAAATCTAGTATTACACAGTATAAAatggatatttaa
- the LOC118275432 gene encoding NPC intracellular cholesterol transporter 2-like has product MSNMYKVWFVAVVFATVLSAVYSYATPSEQCPGESFEDLRDRIQVTPCGQKRCKLPKNSNITVVFKFTPKKVVKSITNEVFANIAGVPLPFIGVDGTDACGDVKRADTQEAVACPLPADQDYVYTNVFPVQPFYPAVNLRVHWNLKDGKKSLICFEVPAVITAGKKN; this is encoded by the exons ATGAGTAATATGTACAAAGTGTGGTTCGTTGCTGTGGTGTTTGCGACAGTTTTGTCTGCAGTGTACAGCTATGCTACACCGTCGGAACAGTGCCCGG GAGAATCGTTCGAGGATTTGCGGGATAGGATCCAAGTGACACCGTGCGGCCAAAAACGCTGCAAGCTCCCGAAGAACTCCAATATCACCGTTGTATTCAAATTCACTCCAA AAAAAGTGGTGAAGTCAATCACGAACGAAGTGTTCGCCAACATTGCCGGAGTACCTCTACCATTCATCGGTGTCGACGGCACGGACGCGTGCGGGGACGTGAAGCGCGCCGACACGCAGGAGGCGGTGGCGTGCCCCCTACCAGCCGACCAAGACTACGTCTACACAAACGTGTTCCCAGTACAGCCCTTCTATCCCGCAGTCAACCTAAGAGTCCACTGGAATCTCAAAGACGGTAAAAAGAGCTTAATTTGCTTTGAAGTACCAGCAGTTATTACAGCTGGTAAgaaaaattaa
- the LOC118275431 gene encoding glucoside xylosyltransferase 1: MKRFSLKFMIFMLLSTFTVLYLYSKVSNNSKYAVNERPVPSKASIIKEPTQIERVVLSFVVCDSRFNESLNVVKSVLLFSRVHIHFVIFADDNLRPKFNETLTKWKQITNNQLSFELHRVSFPQEHEQDWMNLFSKCAAQRLFIPELIPHIDAMIYVDTDTLFLGPVEELWHYFTQFNSSQMSAMALEDDNPNVSWYPRFAKHPFYGKFGLNSGVMLMNLTRMRTFGWVEYVTPIMLKWKLYIPWGDQDIINIIFHYHERAVHVLSCRYNYRSDQCMYGDACADATDRGIFLLHGSRRAFHNNKQPAFQAIYRAIDEYEIGTDPSKYVLTNMDRYFTEAPPSNCGNLKEAFLKVPTQTFSNLYPPPDR; this comes from the exons atgaaaaggtTCTCACTTAAGTTcatgatttttatgttattgagtACATtcactgttttatatttatattctaaaGTTAGCAATAACAGTAAATATGCTGTTAACGAGCGGCCTGTGCCTTCCAA GGCTTCCATTATCAAAGAACCTACACAGATAGAGAGGGTTGTATTATCCTTCGTAGTATGTGACTCGAGATTCAACGAATCCTTGAACGTGGTTAAGTCTGTGTTACTGTTTTCAAGAGTTCACATACACTTCGTAATATTCGCTGATGACAATTTAAGACCAAAGTTCAATGAAACATTAACAAAATGGAAGCAAATAACAAATAACCAGCTGAGCTTTGAGCTTCATAGAGTAAGCTTTCCACAAGAACATGAGCAAGATTGGATGAACCTGTTTAGCAAATGTGCAGCTCAACGATTATTTATTcct GAACTAATACCTCACATAGATGCTATGATATATGTGGACACAGACACCCTGTTCCTGGGGCCTGTGGAGGAGCTGTGGCACTACTTCACACAGTTCAATTCCTCACAGATGTCTGCAATGGCACTGGAAGACGACAACCCTAATGTGTCTTGGTATCCGAGATTTGCTAAACATCCATTTTATGGCAAATTCG GCCTCAACTCAGGTGTGATGTTAATGAACTTGACGAGAATGCGAACATTTGGCTGGGTGGAATATGTCACGCCTATTATGTTGAAATGGAAGCTCTATATACCTTGGGGTGATCAg gacataataaatataatatttcattaccaCGAGCGTGCAGTGCACGTGTTGTCGTGCCGGTACAACTACCGCTCGGACCAGTGCATGTACGGCGACGCCTGCGCCGACGCTACTGACCGCGGCATCTTCCTGCTGCACGGCAGTCGGAGAGCATTCCATAATAACAAGCAACCAGCTTTTCAG GCAATATATCGTGCAATAGACGAATACGAAATCGGGACGGATCCCTCGAAGTATGTACTTACAAACATGGACAGGTATTTCACCGAGGCGCCCCCCTCCAACTGCGGCAACTTGAAGGAAGCTTTCCTTAAAGTTCCAACACAGACATTTAGCAATCTATACCCACCGCCCGACAGATAG